The genomic region TACCAGCCCGTGTTTGCCACCCGCGGCACCATCCTCGCTGACGACGGCAAAAGCATTATGGCCACCTCGCTGCCCTTTTTCCGGGTGGCCTGGGACCCCAGCGTAGTGGACCGGCAGCTGTTCGATAAGCAGGTGGATTCGCTGGCCATTCAGCTGGCGAATTTCTTCGGCGACCGAAGCGTATCGGAGTACCGGCGCAAGCTCAAGAATGCCCGGCTGGCCAAGCCCTCGGTGCGCTACCTGCGGCTGAATTCGCGCCAGATCAACTACCAGGAGAAAAAGGAGCTGGCCAACTGGCCGATCTTCCGGGAAGGCAAAAACAAGGGCGGCGTCATCTTCGAGAAGGTCGACAAGCGCTTCCGGCCGTTTGGCGGGCTGGCGCAGCGCACCATCGGCTTCGTGAACGAGGATAAGAACGGCGCGGGCCTGGAGTTTACCTTCAACCGCCACTTGGCCGGCAAAGACGGCGAGGCCCTGTTCGAGCGTCTGCCCGGCGGCAACAAGCCCATTTACGACGGTACCGAAGTGAAGCCGATTCCGGGCTACGACGTGCAGACCACGCTCGACATCAACCTGCAGGACGTGGCCGAAAATGCCCTCTACAAGTCCCTAGTGGATAACAACGCCCAGTACGGCTGCGTGATTCTGATGGAAGTGCAGACCGGCGAAATCAAGGCCGTGGCCAACCTGGGCAAGGTGGCCGAGGGCGTGTACCGCGAAGACTACAACTACGCCATTGCCGACCAGGGCCGCACCGAGCCGGGCTCCACGTTCAAGCTGGCCTCGATGATGGCCCTGTTCGAGGAAAACCCCGAGCTCAGCCTCGACGACATCGTGGACACCGGCAACGGCCGCATGTACATCGGCGGGGCCGTGAAGACGGATTCGCACGGCTACGGCAAGATTACGGTGAAGCAGGTGTTTGAGAAGTCCAGCAACATCGGGGTGGCCGTGCTCGTGGACCGGCAGTTCAGCAAGCAGCCCCAGCGCTACGCCGAACACCTCAAGCGCTTCGGGCTGCACAAGCCGCTGGGCTTCCAGATGGCCGGCGAGGCGCGCCCCTATGTGAAAGACCCGCAGGACCGCAGCTGGAGCCGCACTTCGCTCACCACCATGAGCATCGGCTACGAGCTGAAGCTGGCCCCGCTCCAGACGCTGGCTTTCTACAACGCCGTGGCCAACAACGGTGTGAAGGTGCAGCCCATGATTGTGCGCGAAATCCGGCAGGCCGATAAGGTGCTGGAACGGTTTGAGCCCACGGTGCTGAACCCCAAAATCTGCTCTGACGAAACGCTGGCCAAGATGAAGGCCATGATGGAAGGCGTCGTTACCGAAGGAACGGCCCGCGGCATCCGCAGCGAAGACTTCACGATGGCCGGCAAAACCGGCACCGCCTGGAAGTTCAAGAACGGCGCCTATACCCGCGTGTATTCCACTAGTTTCTGCGGCTATTTCCCGGCCGACAAGCCCAAGTACAGCTGCATCGTGGTGGTGGACTCGCCCAAGAAGGGCCGCATCTACGGCGCCGACGTAGCCGCGCCGGTGTTCCGCGAAGTGGCCGATAAAGCCATGGCCCGCGACGCCGCCAGCCAGCGCCCCCTGCTGGCCCGCGCCGCTTCGCTGCAGAAAGCCAAGCTGCCCTACGCCCCGGCCGGGATGCAGGACGAGCTGCGGCTGGTGTGTGAGCAGATTGGGGTGAAAAGCGAAGGCGCCGCCCCCGACGAGGACTGGGTGCGCACCCCGCTGGCCGCCGACACCAACGCCGAAACGCTGGCTCTGCAGCCGCTGGCCGTGAAGCCCGGCCGGGTACCCAACGTCACGGGCCTGACCCTGCGCGACGCGCTGTTTCTGCTGGAAAACCGGGGCCTGCGCGTGCGTACCCAAGGCACGGGCCGCGTGAAGGCGCAGTCGGTGGCGGCGGGCACGATGGCGCGGCGCGGCACGGTGGTGGTGCTGGCCATGGAGCCCATCGGGCAGCGCTCGGCCGGCCCCGCGCCGGTAGCGGCCCCGGCTCCCAGCCAGCTGGCGGAGAACAAGCTGCTCACGCCCGTCGACACGGACCTCGATGCCAAAGCCCGCGCGCTGGCTGCCAAAGCCAAAGCCCGTCTGACCGGCACCACGCCGGCCACCGCGGCGCCCGCTAAAAAGAAGCCTGAACCCAAAACCACGGCGCAGCAGCCCGCTGCCACCAAGCCACCCAAGAGCTAGAACAACTCAGCTCCGTCTGCGCCTTCCTCTGCACCCTCTGCGGGCTAAAACCGAAAGAACAACCTTGTCTACCCCAAAAGAAATAACGCCCCCGCTTTTCGCCTTGCTCGCCGACGTCACCGTGACTTCGCAGCAGGGCCCCACCGACGTGCCCGTGCAGCAGCTCACGCTGGACTCGCGGCAGGCGGCGCCCGGTGCCGTGTTCTTCGCGCTGCGCGGTGCTGCCACCGATGGGCACCAGTTTATTGAGAAGGCGGTGGCGCAGGGCGTAGCCGCGGTGGTGTGCGAAGTGCTGCCCGCCGAGCTGAACCCAGCCACCGCCTACGTGCAGGTACCCGACTCGGCCGAGGCCATGGCCCACATGGCGGCCGCCTTCTACGGGCATCCGTCGCGCAGCCTTACCCTGATTGGCGTGACCGGCACCAACGGCAAAACCACCTGCGCCACGCTGCTGCACAAGCTGCTGCGCGAGCTGGGCTACCACACCGGCCTGCTGAGCACGGTGCAGAACCAGATTGACGAGCAGGTGATTCCGGCCACCCACACCACGCCCGACGCCATCCGGCTCAACGAGCTGCTGGCACGCATGGTGGAAGCCGGCTGCACCCACGCCTGCATGGAAGTAAGCAGCCACGCCGTCGTGCAGCACCGTACCACGGCGCTTCGCTTTGCCGGGGGCATCTTCACCAACCTCACCCACGACCACCTCGACTACCACGGCACCTTCGACAACTATCTGAAAGCCAAGAAGGGCTTTTTCGATATGCTGCCCAAAACGGCTTTCGCCCTCTCCAACGCCGACGACAAGCGCGGCATGGTGATGCTGCAGAACACCGCCGCCCGCCGCGAAACCTACTCGCTGCGCAGCGCCGCTACGTTCCGGGCCAAGCTGATTGAAAACGCCGTACACGGTCTGCACCTCGAAATCGACGGGCACGATGCGCAGTTCCGGCTGATTGGGGTATTCAATGCCTACAACCTGCTGGCCGTGTATGGCGCGGCCGTGCTGCTGGGCGAGGAGCCGCTGGAAGTGCTGACCGTGTTATCGGGGTTGCTGTCGGCGCCGGGCCGCTTCGAGCCGGTGGTATCGGGCAAAACCCGCGTGACGGGCATCGTGGACTACGCCCACACGCCCGACGCGCTGGAAAACGTGCTCCAGACCATTGCCGACATCCGCCAGCCCACTCAGCAGGTGATTACTGTGGTGGGCTGCGGCGGCAACCGCGACGGCGCCAAGCGCCCCATCATGGCGCACTTGGCCTGCCAGGGCTCCGATAGGGTGGTGCTGACCTCCGACAACCCCCGCTTCGAGGACCCCAACGATATTCTGGCCCAGATGCAGGCCGGCGTGAAAGTGCAGGACTTGGCCAAAGTCCTCACCATCCCCGACCGGCGCGAGGCCATCAAAACCGCCGTCACGCTGGCTGGGCCCAACGACATTGTGCTGGTAGCGGGCAAAGGCCACGAAACCTACCAGGAAGTGAAAGGCGTGAAAGCCGATTTCGACGATAAAAAGGTCTTGATGGAGATGTTTGAGCTGCTGGGGAAGTAAGTCTGAACGTCATGCAGAGGCGCAGCCGAAGCATCTCGCCAGAAGCTAATCCAGTCATTCCGAGCGGAGCGAGGAATCTCGCTAGTGTGGTAGAATCATCTGGTACACTGGCGAGATTCCTCGCTTCACTCGGAATGACAGTCCTACGGCATCGTTCTGACAGCCAGTACTACACCAAAATCCGCACAAACACAACGCTTGCCTAACCCCGAAAAACCCGAACCTTTGCAGCTTGCCTCCCTTCTGACCGCAACCTGCTGACCTCGCGCCCATGCTGTATTACCTCTTCAACTACTTATACAAAGTGCACCACGTGCCCGGCACGGGGGTAATGCAGTACACTTCGTTTCGCGCGGCGCTGGCCATCGTCACCTCGCTCATTATTGCCCAGTACTTCGGGGCGCCGCTGATCCGGCTGCTGCAGCGCCAGCAGATCGGGGAGAGCATCCGCGACCTGGGTTTGCAGGGGCAGATGGAGAAGAAAGGCACGCCTACCATGGGTGGCCTGATTATTTTGCTGGCCATTCTGGTGCCGGTGCTGCTGTTTGCCAAGCTCGACAACATCTACATCGTGCTCATGATTCTGAGCACCGTCTGGCTGGGCCTGATCGGCTTCGTCGACGACTACATCAAGGTGGTGAAGAAGGATAAGGAAGGCTTGGCCGGCCGCTTCAAGATCATGGGGCAGGTGGGCCTGGGCCTCACGGTGGGCTGGGTGCTGTTCTTCTCCAACGACGTGACTGTACGCCAGTACCTGCTCGAAAACGGCCAGTCGTCGGCCGTGGATGCCAGCACCATCTACCAGGATGTGAAGCTGATGATTACGACGGTGCCGTTCCTCAAGAACAACGAGCTCAACTACGGCGACCTGTTCGCCACGGCCGGCGACTTCTTCAACGAGTACTACGCCTTCTTCTACATCCCCATCGTCATCCTCATCATCACGGCCGTCTCGAATGGCGCCAACATCACCGACGGCCTCGACGGGCTGGCGGCGGGCACGTCGGCCATCATCGGCACCACGCTGGCCATCTTCGCCTTCGTGAGCGGCAACGCCTTGCTGGCTGACTACCTGGATATTATGTTCATTCCGAACTCCGGGGAGCTGGTGATTTTCTGCGCCGCGTTTGTGGGCGCCTGCGTGGGCTTCCTGTGGTACAATAGCTACCCGGCGCAGGTGTTCATGGGCGACACCGGCTCGCTGGCCATCGGCGGCATCATTGCGGTGCTCGCCATCATCGTGCGCAAGGAGCTGCTAATTCCGGTACTGTGCGGGGTGTTTCTGATTGAAAACCTGTCGGTGATGGTGCAGGTGAGCTGGTTTAAGTACACGCGCCGCAAGTACGGCGAAGGCCGGCGCCTGCTGCGCATGTCGCCGCTGCACCATCACTACCAGAAGCTCGGCTACCACGAATCCAAAATCGTGTCGCGGTTCTGGATTGTGGGCATCATGCTGGCTGTCCTGACTTTGGTTACTCTCAAATTGCGCTAATGGAATTTCTCGCAGTGTTCCGCAGTGTTGGCGCAGTGTTTCTCAGTGTTCAGGCGTCAGAACACTGCGAAACACTGCGCCAACACTGCGGAACACTGCGAGAAATCTAACCCAAACAAGTACATGCACTACGTCATCTTAGGAGCTGGGGAAAGTGGGGTAGGGGCGGCGCTGCTGGCGCAGGCCAAAGGCCACTCCGTGTTCGTGTCCGACCAAAGCCCGATTCAGCCTGTATATAAGGAGAAGCTGCACGCGGCCGGCATTCCGTTCGAGGAAGGCCAGCACACGATGGCGGAGGTGCTGAAGGCCGATGAGGTAGTGA from Hymenobacter canadensis harbors:
- a CDS encoding penicillin-binding protein translates to MKGSVKKSIVTRVRLAFLGVCLFSCAVVWKISNIQFKEGEKWRALEQERRVVYQPVFATRGTILADDGKSIMATSLPFFRVAWDPSVVDRQLFDKQVDSLAIQLANFFGDRSVSEYRRKLKNARLAKPSVRYLRLNSRQINYQEKKELANWPIFREGKNKGGVIFEKVDKRFRPFGGLAQRTIGFVNEDKNGAGLEFTFNRHLAGKDGEALFERLPGGNKPIYDGTEVKPIPGYDVQTTLDINLQDVAENALYKSLVDNNAQYGCVILMEVQTGEIKAVANLGKVAEGVYREDYNYAIADQGRTEPGSTFKLASMMALFEENPELSLDDIVDTGNGRMYIGGAVKTDSHGYGKITVKQVFEKSSNIGVAVLVDRQFSKQPQRYAEHLKRFGLHKPLGFQMAGEARPYVKDPQDRSWSRTSLTTMSIGYELKLAPLQTLAFYNAVANNGVKVQPMIVREIRQADKVLERFEPTVLNPKICSDETLAKMKAMMEGVVTEGTARGIRSEDFTMAGKTGTAWKFKNGAYTRVYSTSFCGYFPADKPKYSCIVVVDSPKKGRIYGADVAAPVFREVADKAMARDAASQRPLLARAASLQKAKLPYAPAGMQDELRLVCEQIGVKSEGAAPDEDWVRTPLAADTNAETLALQPLAVKPGRVPNVTGLTLRDALFLLENRGLRVRTQGTGRVKAQSVAAGTMARRGTVVVLAMEPIGQRSAGPAPVAAPAPSQLAENKLLTPVDTDLDAKARALAAKAKARLTGTTPATAAPAKKKPEPKTTAQQPAATKPPKS
- the mraY gene encoding phospho-N-acetylmuramoyl-pentapeptide-transferase: MLYYLFNYLYKVHHVPGTGVMQYTSFRAALAIVTSLIIAQYFGAPLIRLLQRQQIGESIRDLGLQGQMEKKGTPTMGGLIILLAILVPVLLFAKLDNIYIVLMILSTVWLGLIGFVDDYIKVVKKDKEGLAGRFKIMGQVGLGLTVGWVLFFSNDVTVRQYLLENGQSSAVDASTIYQDVKLMITTVPFLKNNELNYGDLFATAGDFFNEYYAFFYIPIVILIITAVSNGANITDGLDGLAAGTSAIIGTTLAIFAFVSGNALLADYLDIMFIPNSGELVIFCAAFVGACVGFLWYNSYPAQVFMGDTGSLAIGGIIAVLAIIVRKELLIPVLCGVFLIENLSVMVQVSWFKYTRRKYGEGRRLLRMSPLHHHYQKLGYHESKIVSRFWIVGIMLAVLTLVTLKLR
- a CDS encoding UDP-N-acetylmuramoyl-L-alanyl-D-glutamate--2,6-diaminopimelate ligase gives rise to the protein MLADVTVTSQQGPTDVPVQQLTLDSRQAAPGAVFFALRGAATDGHQFIEKAVAQGVAAVVCEVLPAELNPATAYVQVPDSAEAMAHMAAAFYGHPSRSLTLIGVTGTNGKTTCATLLHKLLRELGYHTGLLSTVQNQIDEQVIPATHTTPDAIRLNELLARMVEAGCTHACMEVSSHAVVQHRTTALRFAGGIFTNLTHDHLDYHGTFDNYLKAKKGFFDMLPKTAFALSNADDKRGMVMLQNTAARRETYSLRSAATFRAKLIENAVHGLHLEIDGHDAQFRLIGVFNAYNLLAVYGAAVLLGEEPLEVLTVLSGLLSAPGRFEPVVSGKTRVTGIVDYAHTPDALENVLQTIADIRQPTQQVITVVGCGGNRDGAKRPIMAHLACQGSDRVVLTSDNPRFEDPNDILAQMQAGVKVQDLAKVLTIPDRREAIKTAVTLAGPNDIVLVAGKGHETYQEVKGVKADFDDKKVLMEMFELLGK